The Dioscorea cayenensis subsp. rotundata cultivar TDr96_F1 chromosome 7, TDr96_F1_v2_PseudoChromosome.rev07_lg8_w22 25.fasta, whole genome shotgun sequence genome includes a region encoding these proteins:
- the LOC120265968 gene encoding uncharacterized protein LOC120265968 — protein MTLWFLLIKKHQKFHVLMKFLHYLMTGTKWTTINPKILDHLKNFVEDPHLLMRENSILIHNKYMIKLTMSLLCITVKDRVNSSACGGSSLLNHSAGTSEASFQDQPDFRLQNNMEQMDEIFLNSLLEDDLQNLGSPYEPLPMFPASAYRSMSFENFLTDVIVEPACLVKDCSFPESAIEIRDDGNKENSSSWSLIRDESKASEDSHAEPVMKSENDTITAVNEAQCLEETVLHKLEGVMTQLSEKTRICFRDALYRLAESSKKAEYRNRPPAAGEVNCDNSRNLKKGSESKTNAIDRTVANLLFTEPSMSPALSCEGPVYDNNDNTVVTGMQYSLDQSSGRPQATYYEDMDNEE, from the exons ATGACCTTGTGGTTCCTACTGATCAAGAAACATCAGAAGTTCCATGTACTGATGAAATTTCTCCATTATCTGATGACTGGTACCAAGTGGACAACAATAAATCCCAAAATCCTGGATCACCTGAAAAATTTTGTCGAAGATCCCCATTTACTAATGCGGGAGAATTCGATTTTGATACACAACAAATATATGATCAAGTTAACAATGTCCCTGCTTTGTATAACGGTGAAGGATCGAGTAAATTCAAGTGCATGTGGAGGATCTTCATTGCTCAATCATAGTGCAGGAACATCGGAAGCTTCATTCCAAGATCAACCAGATTTTCGGCTGCAGAACAACATGGAGCAAATGGATGAAATATTCTT GAACTCTTTGCTGGAAGATGATTTGCAGAATTTGGGAAGTCCATATGAACCATTACCAATGTTTCCGGCTTCAGCTTACAGATCAATGTCTTTCGAGAATTTCTTGACTGATGTGATTGTAGAGCCTGCATGTTTGGTGAAAGACTGCAGCTTTCCAGAGTCGGCGATTGAGATTAGAGATGATGGGAATAAGGAAAATAGTTCATCTTGGTCTTTAATTCGGGATGAGTCCAAGGCATCGGAAGATTCACATGCA GAGCCAGTAATGAAGAGTGAAAATGATACAATTACTGCTGTAAATGAAGCACAATGTTTGGAAGAAACTGTGTTGCATAAACTTGAAGGTGTTATGACACAG TTGAGTGAAAAGACACGAATTTGCTTCCGAGATGCATTGTATCGTCTTGCTGAGAGTTCAAAGAAAGCTGAATATAGAAATAGGCCCCCTGCTGCAGGAGAAGTCAATTGTGACAATTCAAG GAATTTAAAGAAAGGCTCAGAATCAAAGACTAACGCAATCGACAGGACGGTGGCAAATCTTTTATTTACCGAACCATCCATGAGTCCAGCCCTTTCTTGCGAAGGGCCGGTTTATGATAATAATGACAACACAGTAGTAACCGGAATGCAGTACTCTTTGGATCAGTCATCAGGTCGTCCTCAAGCTACATACTATGAAGATATGGACAATGAAGAATAG